The segment aatttatgcatggtatgtttgtttgtatgtatgtttagttttacaataagggttttttagttgttttagtattggatttacatgctgttttttattactgttgttagctgccccaagtctatggagaggggcagcatccaaatccaataaataaataaatggggaagtCTGATGCAAGGGCTTTCCTACATTGTAGATTTTTCAGACCTATCTTGTTGTGTTTGGGATAAAGATTAGAACCATTATGGTAAGTTGTCTTTGAATGAGTTAaggagacatttaaaaaaaaaaacaagtggaAAATAATCACATCCTTTTATTCTTTACCCAAGCATCTAAAGAGTAGTCAATTAGACTAGTTAGTAGTGTTTCTCattcttggtaactttaagacattTGGACTTTTATCTTCCAGCATTTCCTAATCAGCAAGTTTAAGGAACACTGAGCTAGACTTTTGGTAGGCAGTATTCCACGCTGTGCTTTTGGCCCGAATGGGAGACAGGGTGTATCACGTCAAAACCTTCCCCAGCTATGATCTTGGAAACTGCTTAACTCCGATAAATTATTTCAAGGATATGCTGGGAAACCACTAAGCTGTGAGTCAACTAAACGTAATAGCTGAATAATGAGTTATCTCCAGGCCCAATGAATAAATATTGTGACACCAACACTTTCAGCCAGAGCAAACTATCTGCCTGAAATAAAAGCAGAGCAGAGAAAGTAGCTGAGATAATTTCAGAGAATGGGATTTATTTGTAGGCTGGTTggtttggaatgaatgaatacacgtgcgcgcgtgcacacacacacacacacatcaccctTAAGTAATTTTGGGGATAGGGGTGGATTCTGGCTTATCTCGCTGCTGGTTCCTGATGTGCTATACGGGCTCGTGCACATGCTCAGTAAAAAAAACCAGCTCtgtgtgtgcagaagcaaaaacaaaatggcggcaccTATAGCACCaccaagttagttagttagttagttagttagttagttagttagttagttagttagttagtttgttcgtttgttcgtttgttcgttagtttatttatttgtttgtttattgtttgtttgtttgtttgtttgtttgtttgtttgtttgtttgtttgtttgattgatttttatgctgcccttctccttagactcagcacggcttacaacatatcagcaatagcactttttaacagaggcagcatattgcccccacaatccgggtcctcattttacccatctcggaaggatggaaggctgaatcaaccttgagccgttgatgagatttgaaccactgaccttcagatctatagtcagcttcagtggcctgcagtacagcactacctgctgcgccatcccagcTCATAGTTATTACCGGTTCCAGAGGCGAACCGGTAATAACCGAACCCAGAGGCGGGCTGCTGCTAGAACGCCTAATTGTGCACAGCTCTGCAGCTCTAGAATGTGAGTGTGGGATCGAGcataattttgcttcctgcacctgtacaGGATGCAAAATCTCACATAGGGATGCCGGTGTGggtgtgtttcagtgaggttttgctacctgcacaggtgcaggatgcATAATTGCTCTCGATCCTGCACTCGCATTCCAGAGCCACGGAACTGTGTACAATTAGATGTTCCAGCACAGCCCACCtctgtctgaactgggaggaattcTCCTCTGTCCAGGGGTTTACAAACAAGACATAAAAGTCATATTTTAAAAACACCCTAAAACAATGCAGAATGCAATTAAAATATGATGTAGTTAGTATAACAATGGCACTATAATTGCAGAAGGGAATGGCATTCCATCCAATTTCAAAACACTTATAGATCATAACTGTCCATAAATCAGCAAAGGAACCCCACCCTCTGTGTTTGGTATAGTTGGTTGCTGTGATTTAAATAGTCCAAAGATTTGGGACAGTTTCCCTGTATTTCATATTTTCTAACTGTATTTTGTTTGAACTGACTACAGTAAATAATATTTGAATGAGTTAAGaggatattattttttaaaaaaataaatgggtgGCAGTCAGAAAAGCAATTGCATCCTTGCATTCTAAGCAGTTACGGATGTGAAAGGTAAAATGAGAAAGAAATCACAAGATTTGGAGGAATCttagctcagtggctaagatgctgagctcaGAAAGGTCcacagttcagtggttcaaatccatTGTGCCCCATAATGGGGTGagcttctgccaacttagcagttcgaaagcatgtaaaaatgcaattaGAAAAGTAGGGACCACCTTTGTTGTGAAGGTAACAGTATGCCATGCGCTTTCGGCATTTAGTCATACCAGCCATAGgaccacagagatgtcttcagacagtgctggctcatcagttttgaaatggagatgagcaatgCCCCTTAGAGTCAGGAACAGCTAGCACACATGTGCGAGAGGAACTTTTACCTTTAGCAAGGAAAGGATCCACAAGTTTAGAGAAAGCAAGAGGTTCTTCAAAGTTCTAGATAAAGTTCTGTTAGGTTCTCTAATGAAAACTAGGGTTATACAGCATTCAcattaagcaaaaaaaaagattgatagTACATTATAAGGAAACCAATAGTTATTTTAACAACTAGCGTAAATTATGTTGCACATGAAGCTATCATTTAGATGATGTGTTTTGATATTGTATATAATATGAGCCCTGCTAATGTAATATTAATCTTCATTAATAACTGGTATCAGTTCAAAGAGTTTTAAAGCCAAGAAGAGCAATTAGGTCTTGATATCTTACATAGCTTCAGagagttggcaaaatgcctagaggtAGTTCTTGATGACTGAAACCAAAGCAGAAGTCTTTCAGATACTATGATCAGATGGGTTTCTCAAACGTTGTTCTCTGCAGTTTGTTAGCTGCCTCTAACAGCTTgtccttaagtagactaggggagtTGCCAATTTGCCCccagtcttactcccgaggagacctcctctggagcaaccattcctgtctcttggtAGCTTTGTGGACTCTTGTATCAAGAAGAGGAgaggcctcttcttcctcatcactgctttGAAgtgctggaggttctgaaggccctggctgaacttCTGCCTCTGGCATCGAGTCCTTGCCACCCTCCCCAATGTCCAACTCAGGTGCCAGCTGTACAGGCCATTGGCACATGACCAAGTTAGTCTCTTCTTGAATAGCTACATGGGCTGCTGGTGGACCACAACAGCTAGTATGTTTTGCAAACCTGGATTTGGAGCTTAGGATATTAAGTGAACCCTGCCTACAGGCCATGCAAGGATTTTTATCAATTGTATCCTATTGATGCAGAAATGACTTCCACAGTCCATTCCTACATAATTCTgatataaattttacaaaattaCCATTGGTAGAGATCTGGACAGCAGTATTTTGAAAGGAAGCATAACAgaagtggaagggaccttggaggtcttctagctaacccactgctcaagcagaaaaccttACCCCATTGCAGAAAAATTGTTGTTTTCAATCTTAAAAACCTCTGGTGTGGGAGGTTTGGGAagcaaaacttctggaggcaagtcattccactgattaattattcttactgtcaggaaagtGAAGTGAGGATCTGCATGCTGGATCAAACTTAGTGTGAGAGACCAATTTGCATTCACTTTGGTACCCTCTACCTATGAATATACCCCAAACAGTGTGAATATACCATTCAACCAAATTTTGGCAGGAATAGAGCCGAGCATTAGTTTATGCATGTACTTAAACTATAAACTATCAATTGCCTCTCCTTCCTGTTCTTCTCCACCCACTTCTTGGAGCCTCACCTACTTTCCATGGTCATACGTATTGCTCTGAGTAATGGCCTCAAGTTATTAGGTTGGATTGAAAGCAGCTGTAAGGATTAAAATGTTACTTAACATTTGAATGCTAGAAAACTTGTTTAACTGTTTCTGTTGCCTTTCCAGGTGCTGGTGAGCTGGGCCTCCGACTTCTATCGCCATGGACTGGAAGACGTTACAGGGTCTGTTGAGTGGAGTGAACAAATACTCCACTGCTTTCGGCCGCATCTGGCTCTCTGTGGTCTTTGTTTTTCGTGTCCTTGTTTATGTGGTAGCTGCTGAACgggtgtggggagatgagcagaAGGATTTTGACTGCAATCACCGGCAACCCGGTTGCACCAACGTTTGCTACGATCATTTTTTCCCCATCTCCCACATCCGTCTCTGGGCCCTGCAGCTGATTTTTGTCACCTGTCCGTCTCTGCTCGTCATCATGCATGTGGCCTACCGtgaggacagggaacggaagaaccgagaaaaaaatggggaaaactgTCCCAAACTTTATAGCAACACTGGAAGGAAACATGGTGGTCTTTGGTGGACTTATCTCCTGACACTCTTCTTCAAGCTGGGTATTGAGATCGTCTTCCTCTATCTGCTCCACAGAATTTGGGACAGTTTTGACCTGCCACGACTGGTCAAGTGTGAACTGGAACCATGCCCCAATAAAATTGATTGTTACATTGCTCGGCCTACTGAGAAGAAGATTTTCACATACTTCATGGTAGGGGCATCAGCTCTTTGCATTGTCCTCACTGTGTGTGAGATCTTCTACCTCATCTCCAAGAGAATAGTCCGCTCAATGAACAAATGGAAGAAGGCCAAGAAGTCCTTGACCTACAGCAAGGCCTCCACATGTCAGTGCCATTTGAAGATGGAACACGGGCAGGATGGGAAATTAAAGATTTCCCCCATAGAAGGCCTCAGAGCTTCTGCACCTAACCTGACTTTAatctgagaagaagaagaagcaaatccaaaatggctccatGCCAGGACACAAGAGTGGTGTTCTTTTTTCAAACATgaactggggagggagggaggacttgAAGTGAAAGCCTTCCATTGAATCACTAACCAAATTTTCCACAAGGGAAGGGCCACAATGATTGAAGGGGAGCTGACAGGAACACTGCCATGTTTATTCAGGTCTCAAGTCAAGGCCATCTGTTATCATGTTATTACTAAGCTAAGCATGCACACTTCATATGCTCTGGCAATCTATGTCGGTTTGTTCTCCAAACGCTTCCAGAAAAGTCACAATGTTCTACATTCTCAGGTTGatattttctacttttctaacGTCTCTCAGAAGATAGACTAACATCACGCACAATATGTTGTAGTCTTTAAAACCTAGGACAGCCAAGAATGTATGACCTTTGATTTCTCCAACTGATTTATTTACTTGTGCATAGAGTTGTTTATAGTGTGTTAGTCACTGAATTGCCTGAGAAGGGGGGGAATAAATTAATTAGGAAAGTTCTGTAAACATGGATAATTTAACCTAGATGTCATCCTTTCTCTTGCAAACCTTAGTTCTCTGGGATAGCAAATGCCGATACAATATACAAAGCATTTGAAACAGCACTCTAAAAGGTGGTTTTAGCTGAATTCCTTCTCCTGAGTTTCACCCAGAGGAAATCCAATATGAATTTATAGTTCGtatttgaggatttttttttatttatctcaACCTTGTATTAGACAGGAAAAGAAATGAATTATATCCATAGTGTCGAATCAAAGCAATGTTGTTTACAGGATTTTAAAAGCATAAGGACTTTGTTCAAATCCCAGCTATGGAACCTGTAGACAGCTGGGGGATTTAGAAGTGCCACTCCTCTCTGCCTCTGCCACCATCGATTTTATCATCTCCTCAAACTGGTACTGGGACATCTGATCCATGCTGTGCCTCCTTGCTGAAACAGGCTGGGTCTTCTCTTTGGCCTCCATATCTGTTTCACCTTGGTTGTGTGAACCATCCTTCACACGATGAGTTGGAGTGAAGCACAATTCTGGGAATGTGGGTCGAAGATGTGAGGTGGGGGCGGATGATACGCTTCGGTTATGGCCTGCTTAATCAAAGTCTCTGTACTGGCCTAATCAGGCTCCCTTCATTTCACAGGCCTACTGTGTGAGGGAAGCCTAGGGCTGAGTTGGAGCAAAGGACGATCCTGGGAACATAGACCGAAGCTGTTCCCTGTGGGACTGGGTTGCCCCAGTGAAGTGGTGACAGGCGATCCATTTAGGCCATGCCTCGCCCAATCACAGGCATCTGTACGGGCCTAATCAGACTCTCTTCATAGGCCTACTGTGTAAGGGAGACCTAGGCCTCTTCAGAAAAATGTTGAGGTAGGCTCAGTGTAAGAACACAACTGTTGTTCCAAAGAACCACCCCTAGGGATGCTAGGTGTCTTACCCCCATGGGATCTGTCACCAGATAGTAAGTCATATGTGTACCAAGTTTGGTTATATACCCCTGGCTGCCAgcctcagccaaccaatcaccttgtagtattttcccgcccaatgaatatggggcgggtacaaggcctaactgtcctctggacaccaCAGTTGAAATGGCTCAAACTGTTCCAGAGTTAAGCttgaatacacacacatatatttgtgtgtgtgtgtgtgtgaaacatatttttgctgataatgaaaaggaagggagacaagtatagatccatttcaagctatttagctctcaccagctagccatacccttagcaggatttgaacctgggcagaccgcatataaggcagtagcttttaacctctaggccacaggttctcctcctgtctcagcttgtatgtatgtaattaatattattaattaacaaTATTTTGATGAAACTTTCCCCAATTCTCCACTCTTAATCTCTCATTCTGTCTGAAACAGAAAAATTCCTGCTGAAACCAAGTAAAATGTAACATTTGAAATTATTCTGGAAGGATTAGTCGAGAGAAAATGGGACATGTATTaagaagagaaatggagggaaacatTATTTGGAATCAATGTTTATAGCTCAGTTTAGCCAAAAGGAACAAATCAATCAACAGAAGAGAGTTTGTTTGCCTTTGGCAAAAATATTGAAGCTGTTTTGAGACAACTGTGGATCTTATGACTATAGAATCTTATGACTACAGAATTGTTTGTAAATAGATTTTGAATCTCCTTAGCTGAGTTCCATGTAGACTGTCTTCCATGCAGAGCAAGAATTAAAATCATGTTTAAAGTATTTGTTTGGCTGATGCTTCTGTTGCTGCGGAAAATAAAATTCACCATGGACAAAGTTTAGGCAGGACTCATGACTCATTTTGGATCAGTTAGCAACAGAGAGCAGGCACAAGTTCCtttgttttattagtttttcTTATATAAGTTTTTATTAACCATGTAAAGTGGGTGTAAATTTAAAGAGGAAAGTATACATGAATAAAAGTATtaagtaaaaagaaaagagaaaaattagaggaagagaggagaagggagggagggtggaaggaaggaaggaaaaaagggagagaaggaaaacagggagagagggagggaggaaaccagggaaagagggaagaaagaaggaaaccagggagagagggaaaatggagtgaggaaggaaggaaggaaagaaggaaggaagtttggTTCTTCTTTACAGCAGTTTTAAATGCATTCATATTTTACCTTCATGACTTCCTTCTTTCCATAATCTgatcatcaaaaccataaatcatgttattttttcccattttcagcaaaaagtccataaagTATTTCCCATCACTAACAAATGTAGCTACTGTCTTTTCCCTAATCAACCAATTTTGCCATCTCTGAAAATTTTGTCAACTTCACCAACCATTTCTCCATTATAAGAGAACCGGCAGGCGTTCCAATTATTTCTGACACTGACCTGACACTTCGAGCTTAGCCAagcaaaaatagaaaagaagctgctagaaagataagaaaaaaagaaaagaaaatccttTGGAATGGCTGGTTTGTTCAGTTTATCTCTTTAACCTTAAATAGTCATCGTCCTCTGGGTGGGGCTTGACTAGTAACTAATGCCAAATCAGGCGAACGAATTGGCTGCTGTGGTCACCACAATACAACAAGAAATAATGCAAATAACAATAAAGATGAACAGGTTAACAGATTAACAGGTTTGGAAAGGGGCCTTgtagctcaagcaggagactctacaccaggGGTCTCAAATTCAATTTACCCAGAGGCCACTGGAAGTAgaggctgggtgaggctgggccgcatcaggttttccacattttttcatcttattttatgtttaaaaataaaaataaatgaacaaattcataagaaaaataaatcagcaataaataaatatctctctatttctctctctccctctctctttctcgctctcttccttcctctctttctttctctctctctttctgtccctctttccttcttttccttcctctctctttttttctataaaccagaggtctccaatcttggccactttaagacttgtggacttcaactcccagaattcctcagccagcatagcgGAGGAATAGCCATAGCATagctgactagggaattctgggagttgaagtccataagtcttaaagtagccaaggctGAGAgacccccccaccctccccaatcTAAACACCCCACCATGCCTTTCCGTTCACTGGTCGGACCGACCGCCTTCACCCAGAAAAGCCAAAGAAGCGTGCGGGTGGGCGGGGAGGAGAGCCCGAGCCACAGGCCTCACctgctgcagcagcgctggccaAAATGAGGCACATTGGGGCACCGGTGGTGGCAGCAACCTGCAGGGGGAAAAGTGAAGCGGCCTTCGCGATTGAGGAGGAGGAACCAGGGGGCGCTTTCTGCCCAAAAATCCCGCCTTGCGCAAGCACCCTTGAGTCGGCCACCTTCTAACAGGGAAGAAAGGAGCGGGACGGGTGGCTTTCCCGAGGCTGCTTGCTTTGCTGATCTGGGGTTGTCCCCACCCCCTGGTCACTTTACATTCGGGCCGCACTAACATTACACTTTGATGTTGAGATGGGGGCCgcaagtttgagacccctgctctacaccatttctgacaaatggcagtccaatctcttcttgaatatttatttatttatttatttatttatttatttattcattcattcattcattcattcattcattcattcattcatttatttatttatatttgtatgccgcccctctccgcagactcggggcggctcacaacaagtgaaaaaaacaatttacaacaaatctaaatttctactaaaaacattttaaaaaccccattttctaaacacacataattaggaaactggaggctaaagcatacaATGtacagttgtaggaactgggtatgtctgatcgaacaaagagaaggactaggaaTGACATGATaaaaatcttccaatatttgagg is part of the Erythrolamprus reginae isolate rEryReg1 chromosome 11, rEryReg1.hap1, whole genome shotgun sequence genome and harbors:
- the GJB3 gene encoding gap junction beta-3 protein, coding for MDWKTLQGLLSGVNKYSTAFGRIWLSVVFVFRVLVYVVAAERVWGDEQKDFDCNHRQPGCTNVCYDHFFPISHIRLWALQLIFVTCPSLLVIMHVAYREDRERKNREKNGENCPKLYSNTGRKHGGLWWTYLLTLFFKLGIEIVFLYLLHRIWDSFDLPRLVKCELEPCPNKIDCYIARPTEKKIFTYFMVGASALCIVLTVCEIFYLISKRIVRSMNKWKKAKKSLTYSKASTCQCHLKMEHGQDGKLKISPIEGLRASAPNLTLI